Proteins from one Lachnospiraceae bacterium KGMB03038 genomic window:
- a CDS encoding response regulator transcription factor, which produces MMRIGICDDEPVFLEIMRKELEAYYRSLDLEVRAFSDGKELEEAVKKEPFSYTCIFLDVEMPGMNGFETAKALRDAGCQAPVILLTSHREYAPEGYEVGAFRFLTKPLEKDKLHRALEAVENEKRDRGRLLVSQSGREYYLPLNEILYFKSENVYLDIQTEKGRFLVRKKLKEQLAELPETAFFQVHRSYIVNLEKIQSFDGKEVALADGSKIPVGRGKRAAFQGAVIRYLKEGDQ; this is translated from the coding sequence ATGATGAGAATCGGGATCTGTGATGATGAGCCGGTTTTTCTGGAAATCATGCGAAAAGAGCTGGAGGCGTATTACCGCAGCCTGGATCTGGAGGTGCGGGCGTTTTCTGACGGAAAGGAGCTTGAGGAGGCGGTAAAAAAAGAGCCGTTTTCTTACACCTGCATTTTTCTGGATGTAGAAATGCCGGGGATGAACGGATTTGAGACGGCAAAAGCATTGCGGGACGCAGGATGTCAGGCGCCGGTGATCCTTCTGACCAGTCATCGTGAATATGCGCCGGAAGGATATGAGGTTGGAGCCTTTCGTTTTCTCACGAAACCTCTGGAAAAAGATAAGCTGCACCGTGCGCTGGAGGCAGTGGAAAATGAGAAAAGGGACAGGGGGCGTCTGCTGGTCAGCCAGAGCGGAAGAGAATATTATCTTCCGCTAAATGAAATTTTATATTTTAAAAGTGAAAATGTATATCTGGATATACAGACGGAAAAAGGTCGTTTTCTGGTTCGGAAAAAATTAAAGGAACAGCTTGCAGAGTTACCGGAAACAGCTTTTTTTCAAGTGCACAGAAGTTACATTGTAAATCTGGAAAAGATACAGTCTTTTGACGGGAAAGAGGTCGCTTTGGCAGACGGAAGCAAGATCCCTGTGGGGAGAGGGAAAAGAGCGGCGTTTCAGGGGGCGGTGATCCGATATCTGAAAGAGGGAGATCAATGA